The genomic DNA TGCTAAACGCCgtattaattacttaattacaaataacataaaatataaataaattattaaaagtTTAATTTACAactttttatttaaaatttattattacCAACTTAACTATTTTACAAATACATTTAGGGGCATGTTTCTTATGTTTCTTGATACATGATGATTTTATTAGCCTTAGTAATAGAATTCTAATAggaaaacaaataaaaaaattcaaatgtAACACATTACATTTTCTATTTTTCCAAACTAAAACAACTCTTCCAAATATCACAGacaaatctattttataaaataaaaaatagtgaaatctatactatctataataaacgaaatattaaaactttggtagtcggtcggtcgtTACTTGTGAAAatacttaattacccttacttaattattctaattctaattattcggtcgaataattctaattttaattgatattaaaggcAACTTCTTCTATCGCTTttccaatttcaattctattttatagtgAACTCCATAtcattataattaatattaaattcaacttcttctatcaatttatattttaattcatatggagttctatattattctaatttgttattttgagctaaattaaatttaagtagactatataattattaatatttagtTGATATATCATGTGAATCGGGTTAAGATTAAATAATAATACTATCCATTCTCCTAAATTATTAtgaaatcatatcatttaaagttttaaataaacaaaattaagaattgaattcaattttttttaattatataatattaaacaATATTTGTGCTATAGATGCACTGGTTTTAAGTTAGTTTTAATTAATACGAGTGTTGTAAAAAGTTGGTAGGTACTAAGTATGAAATTCAGATGAATGTTTATTTTCAACAAAAACATCACCAAAGAAAGTTTATTTCCAGGAAAAAAAGGAAATCAGAAATTAGAAGTATCTGGAACATTCGTATTCAATTGCTTGAATTTctttatttaacaaaaaaaacaTATTTTTTTCTGGATCCCTAACTTTTTTGCTTCCATAAAACGGCAAATGAAAATGAGAAAAAAATAGCctcacaaaataataataataatattattaataataataatagtcataatcataattataatcataatcataaaaatcataatgataataataataataataataataataataatcattacaataataacaataataataataacaataataataataagaagaagaagaataacaaaaataataataataataataataataataataataataataataataataataaataagaataagaataataATATGCCAAATTGCCAATGATTTATATAATGTCTCCGCACTAGTGTAAAAGTAACTAAGTCTCGCtcttaaattttattattattaataataataataataataataataataataataataataataataataataataataataataataataataataataataataataataataatatgccaAATTGCAAATCATTTATATAATATCCCCACACCACAGTGTAAAAGTAACAATCTGGCTcttaaattgaaatttaagaAATTAGAGCAAAAAATATGTGTCAACAATGTGTTATAAAATTAGATGTTTTAATTTTAAGGAGCTGTAACCCAGAAGAAAGGCTTTCAGAATGTACTACTTCCATTTCACAACTAGCACCACAGTAAAAAACGCTCCTGTATAATATCAACCTTCCCACCTAAATGATCAACCAACTTCATCAGGGGAAACAAGTACACAAACCACCACTGATGGCCTGCCTGAAAAGAACATCTCTCAAGAATAAGGATGATAGACTTGGTACACACTGAAAGATTTTTCTGTATTACTAATCTAGACTTCTGCACTAGTTTGGGGAAAAAGCCTTCTGATGATGACATGAATTTAGCAACAGTCAACCTTTCCTGGAAGCGCTATTTGCAGAGAGACCGCCCTCATTTAAGTTTAGTGCTCCAGCATCAAGAGGGATCGTACCAACGGTCATAAACCCTACAGAGTTTGAAAATCCATTAACTTTGACAGGCATTAAACCTACGGTGACAACATCAAGTGGTTTGGCAGTAAGAGTTTCTGCAACAGGCACAGGGGAATTCACAGCAGCAGCAGCACCGCCACCACCACCCACAGGCTTCAAGCCAGCCTTCTTCGGGTTAATGCTGAGTGAACCAATTTTTAAAAGACCACTCTCCTCTTCTCCCTTATTTGTTGCTACAAATGTATCAAAAGCTTTCGTAGTTGCTTTAACTTCTTTGTCACCCAAAACTTGATTGGTGGAGATGGGGGCCTTCTCCAAATTGCTTCCATTATTGTTCTTCTCCAGTTCTGCATCTTCTTTTATAGGCAAGTTAAGGACAACATTTAGCTTGCGTGGCGGTTCCATGTGAGGCAAAATAAACGAATTTTCATAGCTTCTGACCGTCAGCCTTGATTTCTCCTGTTTCTGGAGCTTCTGCCGATTCTCATAGTACATGAAGTCATCTAGCAAAGACGTCTTCGATGTATACTGCTTAAATATTTTAAGCATCTCCATGCCTTTCTTGTACCTTACCTGTAAAATCAGAAGAATTTCACCTCATAAAGCTAAAGAACATTCTATGCAAAGTATTCAACAAGTAATGAACAGTACCAGAAATAAGCAAGAGCTTGGTAATTTATTCTAAAAAAATGCTCGACTTAGGTAAGAGATTTAACAAATCAATTAAGCTTAAGACCGCTACAAAAATTGTATTCAGTCACAAAGTAGCTTAGGGTGATAACTTTTGTCAGGCTGTCTCAAGATTTTCTTAAAAAGGATTTGTTTATTATATATATCCAGCAGGAGGCTGAACGCTCAGACAACAAATGCCACAATGCAACTTACAACTGTGCCATCCAGGGAATATACAAGTCTCCGCAAGTTAAAGGACATGCCATAGAAGTACAGCATACAACATACTTCCACATGATTGAAGATACAAATCAGAAATTCATGTCAACAGTGCATCAAGTAAAAAGTAGTTTACAGCAACAAACCTCTTGAGTGTCTCTGCTGTTGGTCACTGGCTTGTTCTCATTGTTCTCTAAAATGATGTGCCGGAAGTTTGGGTTTGGAACATCTTTAATGATGTGCCACTTGACTGGGAAGCTCCCAGACCATTTATCCTGCTGCCAAAAATCCATATCTTTTTGAAAATCTACTGCTCCGGTCATTTCAGCAACTCCACAAAATTGACCACTAGCATTTACCTTATATTAAGAAAGAGTTGACTCCACTTAGTTGAAAGTAGGGAAAACTAATGACAGACTGTACTTATAGTAAGAGAAGTAGA from Apium graveolens cultivar Ventura chromosome 5, ASM990537v1, whole genome shotgun sequence includes the following:
- the LOC141724725 gene encoding YTH domain-containing protein ECT2-like → MGRGTQMVDKLSQEKVWSNRNQVKVAQPGSGVSTLRSSAQRKTMVDKFETKFSGGSGNTDVSSEQNRGPRTSKLTNQLAVKSYTSVAGESDTLGSVIIDRNLYNKVDFSLDYVNAKFFVIKSYSEDDVHKSIKYNVWSSTPNGNRKLYIAYDDARRIAGEEPKGCPIFLFFSVNASGQFCGVAEMTGAVDFQKDMDFWQQDKWSGSFPVKWHIIKDVPNPNFRHIILENNENKPVTNSRDTQEVRYKKGMEMLKIFKQYTSKTSLLDDFMYYENRQKLQKQEKSRLTVRSYENSFILPHMEPPRKLNVVLNLPIKEDAELEKNNNGSNLEKAPISTNQVLGDKEVKATTKAFDTFVATNKGEEESGLLKIGSLSINPKKAGLKPVGGGGGAAAAVNSPVPVAETLTAKPLDVVTVGLMPVKVNGFSNSVGFMTVGTIPLDAGALNLNEGGLSANSASRKG